A genomic stretch from Patagioenas fasciata isolate bPatFas1 chromosome 8, bPatFas1.hap1, whole genome shotgun sequence includes:
- the TEX36 gene encoding LOW QUALITY PROTEIN: testis-expressed protein 36 (The sequence of the model RefSeq protein was modified relative to this genomic sequence to represent the inferred CDS: substituted 1 base at 1 genomic stop codon), giving the protein MXMNGLETFLASKASDTVTVMSLLQLSPKSPVVTIPMCFPETQPRQGCQLINVDGEKSLCKGKISLRCHQFAHAEVCQSQPESTTSSAQKQVRDLGEAQRIEESLPLAYKTREQKAVNNNFPFSSHDNRHCLQNVGEYFDSGMGRKKPPPERRQQNSHNFFLWAHESVPSREDGLTVYQTSFVKGQSIEQPFCRRYPKQHSEKWCTGKPAPGNEENLQPKKSS; this is encoded by the exons ATGTGAATGAATGGACTTGAGACTTTTCTGGCCAGCAAGGCAAGTGACACAGTGACAGTGATGTCCCTactccagctgtccccaaagTCCCCAGTGGTCACAATCCCCATGTGCTTCCCTGAaacccagcccaggcagggctgccAGTTAATTAACGTGGATGGTGAAAAGTCATTGTGCAAAGGCAAAATATCCTTAAGGTGCCAtcag tTTGCTCACGCTGAAGTATGCCAGAGTCAACCTGAGTCAACTACAAGCTCTGCACAAAAACAGGTCCGGGACTTAGGAGAAGCTCAGCGTATAGAGGAGAGTTTGCCGCTAGCATACAAAACTCGGGAGCAG AAAGCAGTGAACAACAATTTCCCGTTTTCTTCTCATGACAACAGACACTGTCTACAGAATGTTGGAGAGTACTTTGATTCC GGTATGGGCAGAAAGAAACCGCCACCAGAGAGACGGCAGCAGAACTCACATAACTTCTTCCTATGGGCTCATGAATCAGTTCCCAGCAGGGAGGATGGCTTAACCGTTTATCAGACATCATTTGTGAAAGGACAAAGTATTGAGCAGCCATTTTGTAGGCGGTATCCAAAACAGCACTCAGAAAAATGGTGCACTGGCAAACCTGCTCCTGGGAACGAAGAAAACCTGCAGCCAAAGAAGTCGTCTTAA